A single genomic interval of Agarivorans aestuarii harbors:
- a CDS encoding potassium channel protein → MLLYKVRRIFSALFFRANGTAIALSVLFYVLISYFSLMLVGEHDLINSETFLYWMVVTASTVGYGDFGPSTPLGRLIVSMWVIPIGISIFAIVVTKAGFIINDIYTKGARGHRMLKLSNHTVIIGWNGNRTLRLIELLKASTNGSSDSILLCVDSEIENPLPGQIEFAQVDSYSHAETMARTNLAEASRIIIDTDQDDVTLTCALYCAKLNPSCHKTAYLKDQTVAELLRSHCPKVEVIPSVTVEMLARSAMDPGSAQVHQQLLDTTHGMTQYSVQYSGSASIEFAAVFRHFKENLQATIIGFKAAGDSQLQLNPSLDTQLHQADSLYYIAERRLSDAECFNFKNG, encoded by the coding sequence GTGCTGCTTTATAAAGTGCGCCGAATATTTTCGGCGCTTTTTTTTCGTGCTAATGGCACCGCAATAGCCCTCTCGGTGCTATTTTATGTGCTAATTTCCTACTTCAGTTTAATGCTGGTAGGCGAGCATGACCTCATCAACAGTGAAACCTTTCTTTATTGGATGGTCGTTACCGCTTCTACAGTAGGTTACGGCGATTTTGGCCCGTCAACTCCCTTAGGGCGACTTATTGTTAGCATGTGGGTAATCCCCATTGGCATCAGTATTTTTGCAATAGTGGTGACTAAAGCCGGATTTATCATCAACGACATCTACACCAAAGGAGCGCGAGGCCATCGCATGCTGAAACTATCAAATCATACCGTTATTATTGGTTGGAATGGCAATAGAACACTGCGTTTAATTGAGTTGCTTAAGGCGTCTACCAATGGCTCTTCAGACTCAATTCTATTGTGTGTAGATAGCGAGATAGAAAATCCCTTACCCGGGCAAATAGAGTTTGCTCAGGTTGATTCATATTCTCATGCGGAAACAATGGCGCGGACTAATTTGGCGGAAGCTAGTCGGATTATTATCGATACCGACCAAGATGATGTCACGCTAACCTGTGCATTGTACTGCGCTAAGCTCAACCCCAGTTGCCACAAAACCGCCTATCTGAAAGACCAAACCGTCGCTGAACTATTGCGCAGCCATTGCCCTAAGGTAGAAGTGATTCCCTCGGTAACGGTTGAAATGCTGGCGCGTTCGGCAATGGATCCTGGCTCTGCGCAAGTTCATCAGCAGCTATTGGATACCACCCATGGTATGACCCAATATTCGGTACAGTATTCAGGCTCTGCATCAATTGAGTTTGCCGCGGTATTTCGTCACTTTAAAGAAAATTTACAAGCCACTATTATCGGTTTTAAAGCTGCCGGAGATAGCCAGCTACAGTTAAATCCCAGTTTAGATACTCAGCTGCATCAGGCCGACTCGTTGTATTACATTGCCGAGCGGCGCTTAAGTGACGCTGAGTGTTTTAACTTTAAAAATGGATAA